From Virgibacillus ihumii, the proteins below share one genomic window:
- a CDS encoding AzlD domain-containing protein, whose amino-acid sequence MIFVIIVGMALVTMIPRAIPVFIVDKLQFHDWVNRWLNAIPFAALGALIFPGILSVKPDQPYIGLLGGLAAAILAYLGLNVVLAVTGAIITVFLFSM is encoded by the coding sequence ATGATATTTGTGATCATAGTTGGTATGGCACTTGTGACCATGATTCCAAGAGCAATCCCTGTGTTTATTGTCGATAAGCTGCAGTTTCATGACTGGGTAAACCGCTGGCTGAATGCCATTCCATTTGCAGCGCTGGGAGCACTGATTTTCCCGGGAATTCTAAGCGTGAAGCCGGATCAGCCCTATATCGGTCTGCTTGGCGGATTAGCGGCAGCCATCTTGGCATACTTGGGATTAAATGTTGTGTTGGCGGTAACCGGAGCAATCATTACCGTTTTTCTTTTCAGTATGTAA
- a CDS encoding GNAT family N-acetyltransferase, whose protein sequence is MFTVRKACYEDAAAIADIHVSSWKSTYTDLLEEKDLSNMTYENRRALWETVLRIQKKEQLTFVIQNEEKIVGFISGGPERTKNFNYDSEIYTIYLLDEFQKYGLGTRLLKIFSEGMKNLGYQSLMVWILKQNPSSRFYERYEAQPVGEEVTTIGEGTYQETAYGWKNIDQLLKNLP, encoded by the coding sequence ATGTTTACAGTTCGAAAAGCTTGTTATGAGGATGCAGCTGCGATCGCGGATATTCATGTCAGCAGCTGGAAGAGCACGTACACAGATTTACTTGAAGAAAAAGATTTATCAAATATGACATATGAAAATCGCCGGGCACTCTGGGAAACCGTGCTGCGGATACAGAAAAAAGAACAGCTGACATTTGTTATTCAAAATGAGGAGAAGATTGTCGGTTTTATATCGGGCGGGCCGGAACGCACGAAAAACTTCAACTACGACAGTGAGATTTACACGATATATTTATTGGATGAATTCCAAAAGTACGGTCTAGGTACAAGATTGCTGAAAATATTTAGTGAAGGAATGAAAAATCTTGGCTACCAGTCGCTTATGGTGTGGATTTTGAAACAAAATCCCTCCAGTCGATTTTATGAGCGGTATGAGGCCCAGCCAGTTGGAGAAGAGGTTACAACAATCGGGGAGGGGACCTACCAGGAAACAGCATACGGCTGGAAAAATATCGACCAGTTGTTAAAAAATCTGCCTTAG
- a CDS encoding cation diffusion facilitator family transporter gives MDHADNLKRGEKGAWVSIFAYIILSVVKLLVAYVGSSAALRADGLNNLTDVVASIAVLIGLKISRKPPDEDHHYGHYRAETVASLFAAFIMTMVGFQVIVDTFSKIMTQEMTDPDMLTAWTALGGALIMYVVYRYNRSLAAKVGSSSLYAAAQDNRSDALVSIGAFIGIIGAQFGLFWLDPLAGLIVGIIICKTAWDIFVDSTHTLTDGFDKRQISRITGSISKVQGVKKVVDVKGRIHGNQEFIDVTILVNPELNVRESHAITEQIETLLRKKHNITYAQIHIEPYE, from the coding sequence ATGGATCATGCAGATAATTTAAAACGCGGAGAAAAGGGTGCATGGGTCAGTATTTTTGCATACATCATTCTTTCTGTTGTCAAGCTGCTTGTGGCTTACGTTGGCAGCTCTGCGGCATTACGTGCTGATGGGTTAAACAATTTGACAGACGTGGTCGCCTCGATAGCTGTTCTGATTGGATTGAAAATATCACGAAAACCTCCGGATGAAGACCATCATTACGGACACTACCGCGCTGAGACAGTCGCCTCCCTGTTCGCAGCGTTTATCATGACCATGGTCGGATTTCAGGTGATTGTGGATACCTTCAGCAAAATCATGACACAGGAAATGACTGATCCTGATATGCTGACAGCCTGGACCGCACTCGGCGGCGCACTAATCATGTATGTAGTTTATCGCTATAATAGATCATTAGCTGCAAAAGTTGGCAGCAGTTCACTATATGCGGCTGCCCAGGATAACCGTTCCGATGCACTGGTAAGTATTGGTGCATTTATCGGGATAATAGGCGCACAATTCGGGTTGTTCTGGCTGGACCCGCTTGCAGGTCTCATTGTCGGAATCATCATTTGCAAAACGGCGTGGGATATTTTCGTAGATTCGACCCACACGTTAACCGACGGATTTGATAAAAGGCAGATCAGCCGTATAACCGGAAGTATCAGCAAAGTGCAGGGTGTCAAAAAGGTGGTTGATGTCAAAGGAAGAATCCATGGCAATCAGGAATTTATAGATGTCACCATTCTGGTCAATCCCGAGCTGAATGTCAGGGAAAGCCATGCAATAACCGAACAAATTGAAACACTGTTGCGAAAAAAACACAACATTACGTATGCACAAATCCATATCGAGCCGTATGAATAA
- a CDS encoding MFS transporter, giving the protein MMNQGETRQDSHEKRLAIISLSSIPLIMTLGNSMLIPILPVMETELDISKLQSSYIITVYSIVAIFFIPLAGFLSDRFGRKKVIIPSLIITGAGGLVAGWASYSMSDPFIWILIGRILQGIGASGASPIVLPLVGDIFRDDKEASATLGIIETSNTVGKVLSPILGAALAAVVWFLPFFSIPVFCVVSVLLVGFLVKNKNNNEEHTNFHEYCQLAKDAFKEHGKWLCSVFFIGAILMFILFGFLFYLSSILEEKYDYKGIWKGLLLAVPLLALSIASFITGRKIEDNLVKMKWITFIGIILTGCSVAVIPFMDHPVYLLTIFLICGTGIGMGLPCLDALITESMKKNVRGVITSIYSAMRFIGVAAGPPVIALMMEENIIWMVSLLTIFALGAGFLAYRGIKPESN; this is encoded by the coding sequence ATGATGAATCAGGGTGAAACGAGACAGGATTCACACGAGAAACGCTTGGCAATTATTTCATTGTCATCCATACCATTAATTATGACATTGGGAAATTCCATGCTGATTCCTATTTTGCCTGTGATGGAAACGGAACTGGATATTTCCAAGCTTCAGTCCAGTTATATTATAACGGTATATTCGATTGTTGCTATTTTCTTCATTCCATTGGCAGGTTTTTTATCTGATCGATTCGGACGAAAAAAGGTGATTATCCCTTCACTTATTATTACAGGGGCAGGCGGACTAGTGGCCGGATGGGCATCGTACAGTATGAGCGATCCATTTATATGGATTTTAATTGGAAGAATATTACAGGGGATTGGAGCATCCGGGGCCTCACCGATTGTATTACCGTTGGTCGGTGATATTTTTCGTGATGATAAAGAAGCCAGTGCTACGCTAGGTATAATCGAAACGTCCAATACTGTCGGGAAAGTGTTAAGTCCGATATTAGGTGCTGCCCTTGCTGCAGTGGTCTGGTTTTTACCATTCTTTTCGATTCCGGTTTTTTGTGTGGTTTCTGTTCTTCTTGTAGGTTTTTTGGTAAAAAATAAAAATAATAATGAAGAACATACCAATTTTCATGAATATTGCCAGTTAGCAAAGGATGCCTTCAAAGAACACGGGAAATGGTTATGTTCGGTTTTTTTTATTGGTGCAATTCTGATGTTTATTTTATTCGGTTTTCTTTTTTATTTATCCAGTATTCTTGAAGAGAAATATGATTACAAAGGCATTTGGAAAGGGTTGCTGCTTGCCGTTCCATTGCTGGCTTTGTCAATAGCATCATTTATTACCGGCCGAAAAATTGAGGATAATCTGGTTAAGATGAAGTGGATTACATTTATTGGCATTATTCTGACTGGCTGCTCTGTGGCTGTTATTCCATTCATGGATCATCCGGTATACTTGTTAACGATTTTTTTAATTTGCGGAACAGGAATCGGGATGGGATTACCATGTCTGGATGCCCTCATAACGGAAAGCATGAAAAAAAATGTACGTGGTGTGATCACATCCATCTACAGTGCAATGCGTTTTATCGGTGTTGCAGCCGGGCCACCGGTTATTGCATTGATGATGGAGGAAAATATTATCTGGATGGTCAGTTTGCTCACAATTTTTGCGCTGGGAGCGGGTTTTCTTGCTTATCGCGGCATTAAACCTGAATCAAATTAA
- a CDS encoding IDEAL domain-containing protein: MKKQKVVYRFFPYQGVELHAKKEIPFELKLSSRLLLDEICFNWNKERLEKEINSSIDAGNKEAFIGLSEKYRHYIWE; this comes from the coding sequence ATGAAAAAACAAAAAGTTGTCTATCGTTTCTTCCCATATCAGGGAGTAGAACTCCACGCCAAAAAAGAAATTCCATTTGAGCTGAAACTTTCATCACGATTATTACTGGATGAGATTTGTTTCAACTGGAATAAGGAAAGATTGGAAAAAGAGATTAATTCGTCCATTGATGCCGGAAATAAAGAGGCATTTATTGGATTAAGTGAAAAATACAGACATTATATCTGGGAATAA
- a CDS encoding MFS transporter, producing MTKKTKISWMMYDFGNSAFSTTIMAAVLPIFYYDVAAAGLEESLATSYWGYSQSIAVLIVAFMAPFLGAISDFSAAKKKFLQFFAFMGIIASILLAFVNEGEYIFASILLIIGTIGFSGANIFYDAFLPEIADEDEIDKVSSNGFAFGYIGGGVLLAINLLMILKYDWFGMPNATIASQVSFVSVGVWWFVFSLPLLKNVHEEKKTKIKRDKSYAAIGIGRVTTTFKEIKHYKHLLIFLFAFWMYNDGISTIIKMATIYGRDIGIGQNALIAALLITQFVGIPCTVFFGWLAKKITPKRALYITLYTYLFIVILGYFMNSALHFYMLAICVGLVQGGAQSLSRSIFGRMVPKNKHAEFYGFYGISSKFAAIFGPFLFALVGQLTGSSRLGIVSLVVFFIGGIILLRFVNIEQGMKEARRPQTAEESNVYE from the coding sequence ATGACGAAAAAGACAAAAATAAGCTGGATGATGTATGATTTCGGTAATTCAGCCTTTTCAACGACGATTATGGCAGCAGTTCTGCCGATTTTTTACTATGATGTTGCTGCAGCGGGTCTCGAAGAATCCCTGGCAACAAGTTACTGGGGATATTCACAGTCAATTGCAGTGTTGATAGTTGCTTTTATGGCCCCGTTTTTAGGTGCAATCAGTGACTTTTCAGCAGCGAAGAAAAAGTTTCTTCAATTCTTTGCTTTTATGGGGATTATTGCAAGTATCCTGCTGGCATTTGTGAATGAAGGAGAATACATATTTGCATCCATACTTCTTATCATCGGAACGATCGGCTTTTCAGGTGCCAACATCTTTTATGATGCTTTCTTGCCTGAAATAGCCGATGAAGATGAAATTGACAAAGTGTCGTCAAATGGATTTGCATTCGGTTATATTGGCGGTGGAGTGCTGTTGGCGATCAATCTGTTGATGATTTTGAAATATGACTGGTTCGGAATGCCAAACGCAACCATAGCGAGCCAGGTTTCTTTTGTGTCCGTAGGCGTATGGTGGTTTGTCTTTTCGCTCCCGCTTTTAAAAAATGTACACGAGGAGAAAAAGACAAAGATAAAACGGGATAAATCCTATGCGGCGATCGGGATCGGCAGGGTTACGACCACATTTAAGGAAATAAAACATTATAAGCACTTATTAATATTTCTGTTTGCTTTTTGGATGTACAATGACGGCATTTCAACCATCATTAAAATGGCAACAATCTACGGACGCGATATTGGAATTGGCCAAAATGCTTTGATTGCAGCATTGCTGATTACACAATTTGTGGGCATTCCATGCACGGTTTTTTTTGGATGGCTGGCCAAAAAAATCACGCCGAAACGGGCACTTTATATTACCTTATACACCTATTTATTTATTGTAATACTTGGGTACTTTATGAATTCCGCATTGCATTTCTATATGCTGGCGATTTGTGTAGGCTTGGTTCAGGGAGGTGCACAGTCCTTGAGCAGATCTATCTTTGGCCGGATGGTACCGAAAAATAAACATGCCGAATTCTATGGCTTTTACGGAATTTCCTCTAAGTTTGCCGCTATTTTTGGACCATTTTTGTTTGCGCTCGTTGGGCAGCTGACCGGTTCAAGCAGACTGGGTATTGTTTCGCTTGTTGTCTTCTTTATCGGCGGAATTATTTTGCTTCGATTCGTCAATATTGAACAGGGCATGAAAGAAGCTCGGCGTCCTCAGACAGCTGAAGAAAGCAACGTGTATGAATAG
- a CDS encoding zinc dependent phospholipase C family protein: protein MPNIWTHMLFSEEIVDAVIDNPYSLSKFEPYMKLGSQGPDPFFYYNFWPWIKDEPVHDIGMALHTKHCGAFLIDLIEKARNHEKEVQAYVFGFVTHHILDRNAHPYIHYRAGYESGDHQKLEVLIDTLMMQKCCNLKTWKVPVYKEIDVGSSLNKEIAELLNESIQKYYPDITPVKQAYIQKAYKDMKRALKILADPYGWKNKIMKSLINSYSHQPVTKDVDYLNLNHQTWYHPATKVPSTKSFIDLYNEARTEGIEIMTEVLTYWQKPDENTKNNLTALIGNISYDTGKPLEFNLENRYSDPII, encoded by the coding sequence ATGCCAAACATATGGACACATATGCTTTTCAGCGAAGAAATAGTGGATGCAGTGATTGATAATCCCTATTCACTTTCGAAGTTCGAACCTTATATGAAACTGGGCTCACAAGGTCCGGATCCATTTTTTTACTATAATTTTTGGCCTTGGATTAAAGATGAACCTGTACATGATATTGGAATGGCTCTACATACGAAACACTGTGGTGCTTTTTTGATTGATTTAATCGAAAAAGCGCGGAATCACGAAAAAGAGGTACAAGCGTACGTATTCGGATTTGTCACCCATCATATTCTGGACAGAAATGCCCATCCGTATATTCATTACCGGGCAGGATATGAAAGCGGCGATCATCAAAAGCTGGAAGTACTGATTGACACCTTAATGATGCAGAAATGCTGCAATTTAAAAACATGGAAGGTCCCGGTTTATAAAGAGATTGATGTTGGATCGTCACTCAACAAGGAAATTGCCGAACTTTTAAATGAATCAATCCAGAAATATTATCCCGATATTACACCGGTTAAACAAGCTTATATTCAAAAAGCATACAAAGATATGAAACGTGCATTGAAAATTCTTGCAGACCCATACGGCTGGAAAAATAAAATAATGAAATCATTAATCAATTCTTATTCTCATCAGCCGGTTACAAAGGATGTTGATTACCTAAATTTAAACCATCAAACATGGTATCATCCCGCAACAAAAGTCCCGTCTACCAAAAGCTTTATTGATTTATATAACGAGGCACGAACAGAAGGCATTGAAATTATGACGGAAGTACTGACATACTGGCAGAAACCAGATGAAAACACCAAAAATAACCTAACTGCATTAATCGGCAATATTTCATACGATACCGGAAAACCGCTCGAATTCAACTTGGAAAACCGATACAGTGATCCGATCATTTAA
- the fumC gene encoding class II fumarate hydratase, which translates to MEYRVEKDTIGEINVPKDKYWGAQTQRSKQNFPIGNEKMPAEVIRAFAILKKSAAKANSELGLLDKKKAEAIAYAADLIIDDKITEHFPLVVWQTGSGTQSNMNVNEVIAYVGNKWLDEQSSDVSLHPNDDVNKSQSSNDTYPTALHIAAVLKLEDTVIPALKALKGTLKEKVDAYQDIVKIGRTHLQDATPLTLGQEISGWHRMLEKSETMIAESTQHVKELAIGGTAVGTGLNAHPDFSEAVCKEINEITGKEFISAANKFHALTSHDETVHAHGALKGLAADLMKIANDVRWLASGPRCGIGEIVIPANEPGSSIMPGKVNPTQSEAVTMVSAQVMGNDATIGFAASQGNFELNVFKPVIAYNFLQSCQLLADSMLSFDERCVQGLEPNHEQIEKYLTDSLMLVTALNPHIGYENAAKIAKKAYQDNSTLKETAVELGLLTEEEFEKYVNPKEMTYPK; encoded by the coding sequence ATGGAATACCGGGTTGAAAAAGATACAATTGGTGAAATTAATGTGCCAAAGGATAAATACTGGGGTGCACAAACCCAGCGAAGCAAGCAGAATTTTCCAATTGGCAACGAAAAAATGCCGGCTGAAGTTATCCGGGCATTTGCCATTTTGAAAAAAAGTGCGGCAAAAGCAAATAGTGAGCTTGGTCTGTTGGATAAAAAGAAAGCCGAGGCAATTGCGTATGCGGCTGACTTGATCATTGATGATAAAATAACCGAACACTTTCCATTGGTTGTTTGGCAGACAGGCAGTGGCACACAGTCGAACATGAATGTAAATGAAGTGATTGCATATGTTGGAAATAAATGGCTGGATGAACAGAGCAGTGATGTTTCCCTTCATCCAAACGACGATGTTAACAAATCACAAAGCTCCAATGACACGTATCCAACTGCATTGCACATTGCGGCGGTACTTAAACTGGAGGATACAGTGATTCCAGCGTTAAAAGCGCTGAAAGGCACATTGAAAGAAAAAGTCGATGCGTATCAGGATATTGTGAAAATCGGTCGTACACATTTACAGGATGCAACACCACTTACACTTGGTCAGGAAATCAGCGGCTGGCATCGTATGCTCGAAAAATCGGAAACGATGATTGCAGAAAGTACACAGCATGTGAAGGAACTTGCAATTGGCGGGACAGCTGTAGGTACAGGTTTGAATGCACATCCTGATTTTTCTGAAGCTGTGTGTAAAGAAATTAATGAAATTACCGGTAAAGAATTTATTTCTGCAGCGAATAAATTTCATGCACTGACCAGTCATGATGAAACTGTTCATGCGCATGGAGCACTGAAAGGGTTGGCTGCTGATCTGATGAAAATCGCCAACGATGTACGCTGGCTGGCAAGTGGTCCACGCTGCGGTATTGGTGAAATTGTAATTCCGGCAAATGAGCCAGGCAGCTCCATCATGCCAGGTAAAGTGAACCCGACCCAGAGCGAAGCTGTGACAATGGTATCTGCGCAGGTTATGGGAAATGATGCAACAATTGGTTTTGCTGCGAGTCAGGGGAATTTTGAACTGAATGTCTTTAAACCGGTTATTGCTTATAACTTCCTGCAATCCTGTCAACTGCTTGCTGACAGTATGCTTTCGTTTGATGAACGCTGTGTACAGGGACTTGAGCCGAATCATGAACAAATTGAAAAATATTTGACGGATTCCTTGATGCTTGTAACGGCATTGAATCCGCATATCGGCTATGAAAATGCAGCTAAAATTGCCAAAAAAGCATATCAGGATAATTCAACATTAAAAGAAACTGCTGTCGAACTTGGCTTGCTGACCGAGGAAGAATTCGAAAAGTATGTGAATCCGAAAGAAATGACATATCCTAAATAA
- a CDS encoding alpha/beta-type small acid-soluble spore protein produces the protein MANNNSNQLVIPGAQQALDQMKVEIAQEFGVNLGADTTSRANGSVGGEITKRLVQSAQQQFSGQQPK, from the coding sequence ATGGCTAACAACAATTCAAACCAACTAGTAATCCCTGGTGCTCAGCAGGCACTGGACCAAATGAAAGTTGAGATTGCTCAGGAGTTCGGCGTTAATCTTGGCGCTGATACTACTTCCCGTGCTAACGGTTCTGTCGGTGGTGAAATCACTAAACGTCTAGTACAATCAGCACAACAGCAATTCAGTGGACAACAACCTAAATAA
- a CDS encoding ABC transporter ATP-binding protein yields the protein MAELRLEQIQKSYDKKAIAVDNFDLQIHNKEFIVFVGPSGCGKSTTLRMIAGLEEITNGELYIDNRKMNDVAPKDRDIAMVFQNYALYPHMNVYDNMAFGLKLRKFKKDEIDQRVQNAAKILGLEAYLDRKPKALSGGQRQRVALGRAIVRDAKVFLMDEPLSNLDAKLRVQMRAEIQKLHQRLQTTTIYVTHDQTEAMTMATRLVVMKDGIIQQVGAPKDVYDHPENIFVGGFIGSPSMNFLSGMLKDGYFMMEDTKVKVPEGKMKVLREQNYLDKEVVLGIRPEDIHDEPVFIDSTPDTKIKAVIEVAELMGAESYLYSKLDDQDFIARVDSRSDINGGEKIDLAFDMNKALFFDAESEQRIR from the coding sequence ATGGCAGAATTACGTTTGGAACAAATTCAGAAATCATATGACAAAAAAGCAATTGCCGTTGACAACTTTGATTTGCAAATTCACAATAAGGAATTCATCGTGTTTGTCGGTCCTTCCGGGTGTGGTAAATCCACTACATTGCGTATGATTGCCGGGTTGGAAGAAATCACGAACGGTGAATTATATATTGATAACCGGAAAATGAATGATGTCGCACCTAAAGATCGTGACATTGCAATGGTCTTTCAAAACTATGCACTATACCCGCACATGAATGTTTATGACAATATGGCATTTGGTTTGAAACTGAGGAAATTCAAGAAAGATGAAATCGATCAGCGTGTTCAAAACGCTGCGAAGATTTTAGGTCTCGAAGCATATCTGGACCGGAAACCGAAAGCATTATCCGGTGGTCAGCGGCAGCGGGTGGCATTGGGACGAGCGATTGTCCGGGATGCCAAAGTATTCTTAATGGACGAACCACTGTCTAATCTGGATGCCAAGCTGCGCGTGCAAATGCGTGCAGAAATTCAAAAGCTGCACCAGCGTCTGCAAACGACAACTATTTATGTAACACACGACCAAACCGAAGCAATGACAATGGCAACAAGACTCGTTGTAATGAAAGACGGTATTATTCAACAGGTTGGAGCACCTAAAGACGTATACGATCATCCTGAAAATATTTTCGTTGGCGGATTTATCGGATCCCCTTCCATGAACTTTTTATCAGGTATGCTTAAGGATGGCTATTTTATGATGGAAGATACGAAAGTGAAAGTTCCTGAAGGTAAAATGAAGGTTTTGCGTGAACAAAATTATTTAGACAAAGAAGTCGTGCTTGGCATTCGTCCGGAAGATATCCATGACGAACCTGTTTTCATTGATTCAACACCAGATACAAAGATTAAAGCCGTCATTGAAGTAGCCGAGTTAATGGGTGCGGAATCCTATCTTTATTCAAAATTGGATGACCAGGACTTCATCGCACGCGTTGACTCACGATCTGATATTAACGGCGGTGAAAAAATTGATCTGGCGTTTGACATGAATAAAGCGCTGTTTTTTGATGCAGAATCCGAACAGCGCATTCGCTGA
- a CDS encoding PucR family transcriptional regulator, translating into MINKLRKIFISLIFFEDLTTENTEHYHWFRTKDNDLIGIAKDELSQKDVTLLSAFLQPYHIAIPEMTSEEKKWNRLLHGYKPETADIAPYRIIYFSFSKFQLEPAAFKEAIQAFFAKQVPIIWRNEHEGIIIETNPDADLSFDQIINILMSDLYVKIKFLIGPCHDSLKDVRKNYAMLVQGADSAFPHSEKAVIPYTEAVHYILLNQADSKFLGNAEVLILGEFRHDEELLKTIEMFITCNLNISVTAKKLHLHRNSLQYRLDKFIEKTGIDIRQFQQAMTVYLAILYSKN; encoded by the coding sequence ATGATAAATAAGCTTCGTAAAATTTTTATTTCATTAATTTTCTTTGAAGATCTAACCACAGAAAATACGGAACATTATCATTGGTTTCGTACCAAAGATAATGATTTAATCGGAATAGCAAAAGATGAATTGAGTCAAAAGGATGTAACACTTCTCAGTGCTTTTCTGCAGCCTTATCATATTGCCATTCCTGAAATGACCTCCGAGGAGAAAAAATGGAACCGTTTGCTGCATGGTTATAAGCCTGAGACAGCGGACATCGCTCCATACCGAATTATTTATTTTTCATTTTCCAAATTCCAGTTAGAACCTGCTGCCTTTAAGGAGGCAATTCAAGCTTTTTTTGCAAAACAGGTACCGATTATTTGGAGAAACGAGCATGAAGGGATCATAATTGAAACAAATCCTGATGCTGACCTGTCATTTGATCAAATCATCAATATTCTCATGAGTGATCTCTATGTAAAAATTAAGTTTCTGATTGGACCCTGTCATGATTCACTAAAGGATGTCAGGAAAAACTATGCGATGCTTGTTCAAGGTGCCGACAGCGCTTTCCCCCACTCGGAAAAAGCTGTTATACCATATACTGAAGCAGTTCATTACATACTGCTCAATCAAGCCGATTCCAAGTTTTTAGGCAATGCCGAAGTATTAATCCTCGGGGAATTCAGGCATGATGAAGAATTGTTGAAAACCATCGAGATGTTCATCACATGTAATTTGAATATTTCCGTTACCGCAAAAAAACTGCACTTGCACCGCAACAGTTTGCAGTACCGACTGGACAAATTCATTGAAAAAACCGGTATCGATATCCGTCAGTTTCAACAGGCAATGACTGTTTATCTCGCCATTCTATACAGCAAAAATTAA